The genomic interval CATATTCTTCCTGCGGCCTTAGTAGGTACTAATTTGTTTGCTTAAGTGTGCAGGGTTCCCAGAATCCAAAGCCAGCAAACTCCTCACACTTTGGATGCGAGAAGTACACACAGCACAGGGCTACTGAATTTTAACTTCCTTCAGGCAAGCAAGGGTTAAAGGCTTACACGTGAAACACAGAAGTGTAAATACTTTACATACAATAGCATAGAAGACAGAAGCCCAGGTACTAAAGAGCCAGTATAATCAGCaagaagtataagatttttattatagATTTGTGGTGCCAAATAGGATTCTATATCCCATaaaaacgtgtatatatatatatatatatatatataaagggacTTCCCTGTCCTAAAAAAAACggttctgctttttttttaaccaacaATAAACATGAATGAGGCCGAGCTGCAATATCAGGCACAGACAATGAACAATAGTGGCACGggttctgaaataaaaaaaaatgaaacccatTTTTCTTAACCTGCACAAccaaaatctttttttatttgatcttttattttttttatttaatacctGTTAAGTAAGCATATATTATGGATCTCTCATTATAAGAAAGGGTATTTCTATAAAGTCCTGCATATTGTGATTTAAAAGGCTAAGCAAATAAATGGCCAATAACTTCACGTCTGTGCATGTTCTGAATCTGCACACCAGTAATAGGGACCATGTTATGAATGGTAACATGGCGTCGTTCCTTTGTTAGCAGGTCAGTTCATTATGACAAGATACATGAGTCTTGTCCAGACCTTGTTTGGGTGCATTGTGATCCCATTTTCAGCACTTCAATCCCCAAATCCCAGAGGCACAGATTATTTGCTGCCCCATTACCTGACCTTGTAGTTGGTGTTTTCTTTTGCCCCATTTAGTTCCACTTGCCAATTGCTTTAGTTTTGCTTAATTTGTTTGGGGATCAATTTACAAAAGAAAAGTGTAATCCCTCAGGGATACTCTCCACATATAAACCAGTGACGCTGAGTGGAGACGGAGACTTTCTGCCTCGCTCATAACTTCAAATGTAATAATTCAAAATAATAACCTACACTGTTACTATAAAAAGTATACAAGCTACTTTGTGACAGTATATAGATTAAACATATTAATAATTGCTGCTCTTCAAGGCAAAATGTAATTAATATACAATTTAAACTCAAACCACATATGTTTATGTCATCAACAACAAGTTAGCCAGCAATCCCGGCAGAATATTGCTGCCGCGTGTCAGGTCAAAGTGATTGGCAGATATGGTATATCACAGAAGAAAATAAaagcaaaatggaaaaaaaatattatatatatatatatatatatatatatatatatatgtgtgtgtgtgtattcataACATGTTTCAGGAGGAGCCAACTATGTTGTTTGTAGTATatagtaactttattatttaccATAAACAGAATATGTCTCATGTATAAGCTTCATAaggcaaagaaaaaaaagaatacactAGAAAATATATCGGATAGTTTGTATTTGATATTTATTAAGGCTCGACTTATATTCCTCAAATACCGACAGATCTGAATTATAAAATATACGGCGTGGCTAAGCAGTCGCTATATGCCGACTTATATGACTATATGCACAGCAATGTTCTTCAACAGAATAATAGTGGTGGTGCATAAAAGGATAGAAATGCTGTGCAGGCTTCACTCCAGTTTAAGTTTTAAGATATTTATAAACAGTACAACATGTACATAAATATGTTAGAGATTTAGGAAGGTTGGAATTAAATTTCATATATCTAGTTGGGATTACATTTACATTTCATGTTAATAGATGACCCAGATTATTTATAGTACTGCAATAATTCTAGTATTGCTGATTGCTTTATTAAGTGTCTATCTGTTATAAAgcgtttaaataaaaaataaataaaaaatgaatagttGAAATTtgaatatatacaataatatttGATCATTAATCAATTAAAATAACATATTTAATtatacaataatatatttattctACATAAAAAAGAATAATTGAATTCCTATTTCTCCTAATTAACTTATCCTAAATAATTTAtctcaaattatatatatatagtaaccacAACAATTTGTGGACCTGGATATAATACTTTGCATTTATAGTTTATAATGTATTTATCTGTGCATAGATTTACTTATTATACATAGGCCACGATATAGTAAAATACAATACAATTTTGAATGGAACACTGTGCAAAAAAAGAACTATTCATTATATAAAGGAAATTGTAGAAAGGAACTAAAATGTGGATTTTACAAGACAATGTTAATGCTCCTATAATAAGAAATACCACCAGATTGAACTTTCCATAgtaacagtacagtacatataacaTAGTCCACtttttatttagtatttttaGCACATTTCTAACAATTCTATACAAGTAAGACTTTTAAAACATCAAAAGATTGCAAATTGACTTCATCTTCTTCTCTCTAAAAAGACAttacacatgaaattcattaTGCAGAGTGACTATTTGCCTTCCATTGTAAACGGGCTTACATTAAAGCTTTATACCTCAGAAAACCATGCAGAAAAGTGTGCCCACTGAATTGCTAACATCCTCTTTACCTTCCTCCTTCCTGAACCAAATGTGCCCGCCAGCTCAATGTGACCCAAGTGTTGTTTCACCTTGGCAAAAGCCTGCTAATGGCTTCATTACCACTTTAATTACCCCTAACAGCTCCAGTGATGTGCCACAGCTTTTGGGAGACTTGTCATTGAGTTGTGTGAACTAGCTGAGTGAACCAGGGGTGGAGATCCACAAAGCAGCTGGGACCCATCTGGAACTGTGCAAAGAAGCTGCTACCGGCTACTGTTGTGACACCAAACACTCTggttttagatagatagatagatagatagatagatagatagatagatagatagatagatagatagatagatagatagatagatagatagatagatagatagatagatagatagatagatagatagatagatatgagatactagatagatagatagatagatagatagatagatagatagatagatagatagatagatagatagatagatagaaatatttgctatatatatatatatatatatatatatatatatatatatatatatatatatatatatatcttaaagAATATGTAGCGTAACCTGCACACCATTCTGATTTTCTTCATCATTTACATCTTACAGTATAACAACATGGCATAGGGATCTTTTGCAATATAGAGGTTTCGAGTTGTTCTAGAGCGGCATCTTTCATCATAAGGAGGATGTACATGTACAGTCTACTCGGCCTGCATTGCACTATGAACTTCTTAAGATGCTTAACATTAATTATGAAGCATGAAATTACAATTCTCTGCTCGGTGATCACACAGTCTGCATAGTTCAATATTGTTATATGACATATACCGATCTTTAGTGGGAAAAGAAAAGTTGACTTAATATATATATCAAGGTAAAATTTTTGATCCAACAAATCTTCAAGAAAGTATTTTTGAAATGCACAAAATAGTGCATGCTTAGGGCAACCAAATGATTTGTTTCCTTGCACATATAAAATAACCTTAAACAAACAGTAATGTGTCAAAAAACTAATAAACTGAAACCAGACTTTGGAGAGGGAGGGTCTTCCTAGACAGCCCCAGCAGGGGGATGTTTTGGGATATGCTAATGGATATTAGTCTCAGTGGACCAACCTCCTTTCAAGGTGATATATATAAACTGGTGCTTCAATACAGAGACACTGAGCCTAGGCTTACTAATTATTGAAGAAGTCAGCCTAAGACACGCTATAGGCATTTCCTGAGCCTGTATTGCTTCACCCTGAGCAAGCATCTACCTTCATTTACTAGCACAAAGCATGGAAATGGTAGACAGTTGCCATTTTTCCCCATCAGAATTCTTCTATGACAGTTCCTGCATCCCTTCTCCAGAGGAGGAATTTACAGATGACTTTGAGCATGGGATGTCTGTCTTTGGAGCGCACAAAAAAGCTTTTGAGGAATCAGATGAAGAAGAGCATGTGAGAGCACCCAACGGTCATCACCAGGCTGGCCACTGTCTCCTGTGGGCTTGTAAAGCCTGCAAAAGAAAGTCCTCTACAATGGACAGAAGAAAGGCAGCTACCATGAGAGAGAGGAGGAGGCTGAAGAAAGTCAACCACGCATTTGAAACTTTGAAAAGATGTACCACTACAAACCCTAACCAAAGGCTGCCCAAAGTGGAAATCTTAAGAAATGCCATCAAGTACATAGAGAGCCTCCAAGACTTGCTAAGAGAACAAGTAGAGAGTTATTACAGTCTCCCGGGACAAAGCTGCTCTGAACCTAACAGTCCACTGTCCAGCTGCTCAGATGGCATGGTAAGTGTTCTATTGCATGATAAGTGTCTGCAGCTTGGCATTGTATTGGCATTGTATTGGCATATACAGCAGGTACTGCATTTTATAAACTGTAGAATGTATTGCAGACCTGTAGACCATAGACACAATATTTGATATTTAAGAAGAAATATAATGAGTAGAATATTCCCTTGTGATTTAATATATCCAGGCAGTGTAGAATTTCCTGCTTGTTTATATCTGCGACTTTGTGGGAagattttggggaaaaaaaactccAGTTAAATTAGTAGAGCCTCCTCCGGCC from Rhinoderma darwinii isolate aRhiDar2 chromosome 3, aRhiDar2.hap1, whole genome shotgun sequence carries:
- the MYF5 gene encoding myogenic factor 5 — its product is MEMVDSCHFSPSEFFYDSSCIPSPEEEFTDDFEHGMSVFGAHKKAFEESDEEEHVRAPNGHHQAGHCLLWACKACKRKSSTMDRRKAATMRERRRLKKVNHAFETLKRCTTTNPNQRLPKVEILRNAIKYIESLQDLLREQVESYYSLPGQSCSEPNSPLSSCSDGMLDCSSPQWSKRNHSFDNTYCSDLATSFPTSKLTALSSLDCLSNIVDRIASAEQCVLPLQDTSSTSLSNSTDSIPSTPDTPDSRPVYHVL